From Pyrenophora tritici-repentis strain M4 chromosome 1, whole genome shotgun sequence, the proteins below share one genomic window:
- a CDS encoding Fungal-trans multi-domain protein: MSEPIKTSQRVSRSCIECGRRKIRCDKKSPCQPCIRRNAAHECKRPIARVRGQLTVYTAEGEDSSNVKLDDLLRERGALRAQIAELETALALSKPCAHSRTSESTDYSQPAASLEDLVPAFEQFDIGIKTSTAARDGAEKEIADRLYGPAADPLFLLLPSKTCSLQLVNYSLQTLGWLHCAVNADVFLEEHEDFWQSTQLGTGIPRERRPWLIVYFAVLAVGILYLEPERIPGGAHLPQLGLPVVDPVAMAVHTSRIWYEAALKELERYGFAGAPSLPVVQALSVLTLCHSNFGEHQREWLITGFATNMARCLDMHKLGTETNCSKDLCRRPEWSSPSQRELGRRLWWSCVIRDWLGSWSRPPSISPASFCCQVSTGTSHDDYILPGIRVADSPASFDSVNLGTPSPAHYHSIMSRLSYVLYLYIKANTHQTHLKFAKAIEEIQNVQRDLPLHLSPSFPANEDDRQWESEHPWIPFQRYLITYVLDFLLLSIARVLIPKKPEDDSTTFRQLALQCANRILNHYAMPVPRVYRLVWTVSAATVAAAIYMALDMLANPHDYRGNARICIINLLRQASTELGKHSVVAVHAAKGNAVLGGLLPLLEQHDFEQPRAPRTVHDLLQQLSTAQQDVPSNLPTPNAAMDGFGNVGNYEDVNMFDGLGNTMEGNFDLNEWDNVFLQL, encoded by the exons ATGAGCGAACCCATCAAGACGTCACAGCGCGTGTCGCGCTCGTGCATCGAATGCGGGCGTCGCAAAATCAGATGCGACAAAAAGAGCCCCTGCCAGCCGTGTATCCGCAGGAATGCTGCCCACGAATGTAAAAGACCGATAGCACGCGTGAGGGGGCAGCTAACCGTCTACACTGCCGAGGGAGAAGATTCATCCAACGTAAAGCTAGATGACTTACTTCGGGAGCGAGGAGCTTTGCGGGCACAGATTGCTGAACTTGAGACCGCTCTCGCCTTGTCCAAGCCATGTGCCCACAGCCGCACAAGTGAATCCACCGACTACTCGCAGCCTGCAGCTTCACTAGAGGACCTTGTCCCGGCATTTGAGCAGTTTGACATTGGCATCAAGACCAGCACAGCAGCTCGAGACGGGGCAGAAAAGGAAATTGCCGACCGCCTCTACGGCCCTGCGGCTGATCCCTTATTTCTGTTGCTTCCTAGCAAAACTTGTTCACTTCAGCTTGTCAATTATTCTCTGCAGACGCTGGGATGGCTGCACTGTGCCGTCAACGCCGATGTGTTCCTCGAAGAACACGAAGACTTCTGGCAGAGCACCCAGCTCGGTACTGGCATCCCTCGCGAACGCCGACCATGGCTGATTGTCTACTTTGCTGTCCTGGCCGTCGGTATCCTGTACTTGGAACCGGAAAGGATTCCCGGTGGCGCGCATCTTCCTCAATTAGGTCTGCCCGTTGTGGATCCCGTGGCCATGGCAGTTCATACCTCTCGCATCTGGTACGAGGCTGCTCTCAAGGAGTTGGAGCGATATGGATTTGCCGGTGCACCGTCGCTACCTGTTGTACAGGCACTGTCGGTCTTGACTTTGTGTCACTCCAACTTTGGGGAGCACCAAAGAGAGTGGCTCATCACTGGCTTTGCGACCAACATGGCCAGGTGTCTCGACATGCACAAGCTTGGGACCGAGACCAACTGTTCCAAGGATCTGTGTCGAAGGCCAGAGTGGTCTTCGCCTTCCCAAAGGGAGCTTGGCAGAAGGCTGTGGTGGTCGTGTGTCATTCGAGACTG GCTTGGTAGCTGGTCTCGGCCGCCGTCCATCTCTCCTGCCAGCTTTTGCTGCCAAGTGTCGACCGGGACGAGTCATGATGACTACATCTTACCGGGTATCCGGGTCGCTGACAGTCCCGCCTCGTTTGATTCGGTCAACCTGGGCACTCCATCGCCGGCTCATTATCACTCGATAATGTCACGGCTTTCTTACGTGTTGTATCTTTACATCAAGGCAAACACACATCAGACACACCTGAAGTTTGCAAAAGCCATCGAGGAGATTCAGAATGTGCAACGGGACTTGCCTCTGCACCTTTCGCCGAGCTTTCCGGCGAATGAGGATGATCGGCAATGGGAATCGGAACACCCTTGGATTCCCTTTCAACGCTATCTCATTACCTATGTCCTTGATTTCCTCCTCTTATCAATTGCCCGCGTACTGATACCGAAAAAGCCGGAGGACGACTCAACGACCTTCAGGCAACTCGCTCTTCAATGCGCTAATCGCATCCTGAACCACTATGCGATGCCAGTACCAAGGGTATATAGATTAGTATGGACGGTATCCGCGGCTACCGTCGCGGCCGCTATCTACATGGCATTGGACATGCTTGCTAACCCTCACGATTATCGGGGCAATGCCCGAATTTGCATCATAAATCTGCTCAGACAGGCTTCTACAGAATTAGGGAAGCATTCCGTGGTCGCAGTACATGCTGCAAAAGGCAATGCCGTGCTTGGAGGCCTTTTGCCACTATTAGAACAACATGACTTCGAGCAGCCTCGTGCGCCCCGCACGGTTCATGATCTCTTACAGCAGCTCTCGACGGCCCAGCAGGATGTGCCATCGAATTTGCCAACTCCGAATGCCGCGATGGACGGTTTTGGCAATGTGGGCAACTACGAGGATGTCAACATGTTTGACGGACTCGGGAATACAATGGAGGGAAATTTCGATTTGAACGAATGGGACAATGTATTTCTTCAGCTATGA
- a CDS encoding Chromosome condensation complex Condensin, subunit D2 yields the protein MDARVDFDINEAIKLFDSDPSTIPTPEAPQALQDCEDEPESLSSPGLINSELNPVVDAVAESPDAITRSSVFDTLQFLLKCVPAYPKLAKTYDTEPNCKLLRLSRHSSQIPPAILSKILDLISSALSTQADIIHADLETEEQDAIPHHKNILEMYGFLLRWTISALETRALEKSASAPAARGRGKGTKTKATGGKEATWDAAAQLETALDRMSKVLRLKLGRIFVTTSERDTFIGLFTKPVYHILENEARVKNNVIRNHCFRVLCFAVKSHGHAYTAQTSINQSLTYFEHLSEPMAEFLFTLADAFDYPQLTEDVLKDISSKEFSSTDLKGPKSISTFLTKISELTPHLVIRQMTLLANLLDSESYTLRCALIEVCGNLITMLSKLSQDDRSENHKAQIRIFFDVLEDRFLDINPYCRARVMQVYVRLCDLEQKYPKRRQKVAELAARSLEDKSSNVRRNAVKLLAKLISTHPFTAFDGGLLSTKDWTQRLDECEAQINALQPPEELRERAPADQTVDESLLQDATQADNMDVVGPKHPSELTEEEKAAAVEKAQKDAATAQELEKFQAVRKFLLEALKFIEVINDAAEVVTQLLSSKNKSEVIEAMDFFTTIDAYKIANAKLGIRRMLRLIWTTGNSDEGKGVQTHLLECYKGLFFDAPPGFDDNAVANYISKNMISLTFGTTPAELTSLEQLLSTMMKQGLVNGLVIQKLWQIYGYQKKDISKNQRRGAIIVLGMLALSSPDIVVQEMEACLRIGLGELGRRDLGLARYTCIALRRMSPPPGKQASNDAPVKTVKLPNDHAVLVRLAAMAEMASDSKEWYGVAEQAISAIYVLSKHPDVLCSDIIRKVTKRVFAGQTKPQSRPTSSSSAAEPKDEDEEMPDAPTVEHTPTKKQNSALALSQLLFVVGHIAIKQIVHLELCELEFKRRKAEKEKKTAPTPRQSMASTVGPTPIKKGRKRGATKEPTPAPEEANELDLMAGTTEDDFTEAIAHIRECELLYGPQSLLANFGPLVADICANNTSYNHPTLQAQAALCLAKLMCVSSEYCETNLGLLLTILERSQDAVVRSNLVVALGDMAVCFNHLIDENTDFLYRRLNDGDPSVKRTCLMTLTFLILAGQVKVKGQLGEMAKCLEDSDKKIADMARMFFTELSTKDNAVYNQFIDMFSVLSADSALSEDALKRIIKFLAGFIEKDKHARQLAAKLASRLPRAENERQWNDVAYALGQLQHKDEEIQKMVSDGFKVVQANA from the exons ATGGACGCGCGTGTGGATTTTGACATCAACGAGGCGATTAAGCTGTTCGACAGCGATCCCTCCACGATTCCCACTCCCGAAGCCCCGCAGGCGCTGCAAGACTGTGAGGATGAGCCCGAGTCGCTGTCATCGCCCGGATTGATCAACAGTGAGCTGAATCCTGTCGTCGATGCCGTGGCCGAGAGTCCAGATGCCATTACTCGCAGCTCTGTATTTGACACACTGCAATTTCTCTTGAAGTGCGTGCCTGCATATCCAAAGCTTGCCAAAACATATGACACGGAACCTAACTGTAAACTGTTGCGACTCTCTAGACACTCGTCGCAGATACCACCCGCCATACTCAGCAAGATCCTTGACCTAATATCCTCTGCACTATCGACACAAGCCGATATCATCCATGCAGACCTCGAAACCGAAGAGCAAGATGCCATCCCCCACCATAAGAACATCCTGGAGATGTATGGATTCCTCCTCCGATGGACCATATCCGCCCTCGAGACAAGAGCACTTGAGAAGTCAGCGTCCGCGCCGGCAGCGAGGGGGCGGGGTAAAGGCACAAAGACAAAAGCAACAGGCGGCAAAGAAGCCACCTGGGATGCTGCTGCACAATTGGAGACTGCCCTTGATCGTATGAGCAAGGTACTGAGGCTCAAGCTGGGCCGCATCTTTGTTACCACGTCGGAGCGAGACACCTTCATCGGCCTCTTCACAAAGCCGGTATACCACATCTTGGAGAATGAGGCTAGAGTGAAGAACAACGTGATACGAAACCATTGCTTCAGAGTATTATGTTTTGCTGTCAAATCACATGGACACGCATACA CCGCGCAGACGTCCATCAACCAGAGTCTCACTTACTTTGAGCACCTGTCCGAACCCATGGCCGAGTTTCTCTTCACCCTTGCAGATGCATTTGATTATCCGCAGCTCACCGAAGACGTCCTAAAGGACATCAGCAGCAAGGAATTTAGCTCCACTGATCTGAAAGGGCCCAAATCAATCTCGACCTTTCTTACCAAAATATCCGAGCTTACCCCACACCTTGTCATTCGGCAAATGACATTACTCGCCAATCTATTGGACAGCGAATCCTATACCCTCCGCTGTGCCCTCATCGAGGTGTGCGGAAACCTGATCACCATGCTTAGCAAGCTCAGCCAGGACGACCGCAGCGAGAACCACAAAGCTCAAATTCGCATCTTCTTCGATGTGCTTGAGGACCGGTTCCTTGATATAAACCCTTATTGCCGTGCTCGGGTAATGCAGGTCTATGTCAGGCTTTGTGATCTGGAACAAAAGTATCCCAAGCGCAGACAAAAGGTTGCCGAGTTGGCTGCAAGGAGTCTTGAGGACAAGAGCAGCAACGTCCGTCGTAATGCTGTCAAATTGCTTGCAAAGCTCATCTCCACCCACCCATTTACTGCCTTTGACGGCGGTTTATTGTCGACCAAAGACTGGACCCAGCGCCTGGATGAGTGTGAAGCCCAAATCAACGCCTTGCAGCCTCCCGAAGAGCTAAGAGAACGGGCTCCAGCCGATCAGACTGTAGATGAGTCTCTCTTGCAAGATGCCACACAAGCCGACAATATGGATGTTGTAGGGCCAAAGCATCCTTCTGAGTTGACCGAGGAAGAAAAAGCTGCTGCGGTTGAAAAGGCCCAGAAAGACGCGGCGACTGCACAAGAGCTTGAGAAATTCCAGGCTGTGCGCAAGTTCCTGTTGGAAGCGCTCAAATTCATTGAAGTGATCAACGACGCCGCTGAGGTAGTCACTCAATTGCTATCATCCAAGAACAAGAGTGAAGTCATAGAAGCCATGGACTTCTTTACCACGATCGATGCCTACAAGATTGCAAATGCGAAGCTTGGTATTAGAAGGATGTTGCGCTTGATCTGGACCACTGGCAACAGCGACGAAGGAAAAGGTGTTCAGACTCATCTGCTTGAGTGCTACAAGGGCTTATTCTTCGATGCACCACCCGGATTCGATGACAACGCAGTTGCCAACTATATCTCAAAGAACATGATCAGTCTGACTTTTGGCACCACGCCGGCCGAACTCACCTCTCTCGAGCAGCTTCTCAGTACTATGATGAAGCAAGGCCTGGTTAATGGTTTGGTCATTCAGAAGCTGTGGCAAATTTATGGTTACCAAAAAAAGGACATCTCCAAGAACCAACGTCGAGGGGCTATCATTGTTTTAGGCATGCTTGCGCTCTCATCTCCAGACATTGTTGTGCAAGAAATGGAAGCTTGTCTTCGCATTGGCCTAGGCGAACTCGGCAGACGGGACTTGGGCCTGGCTCGATACACTTGTATAGCCTTACGCCGCATGAGCCCACCACCAGGGAAGCAAGCCTCAAACGATGCACCTGTAAAGACGGTAAAACTCCCAAACGACCACGCAGTCCTGGTTAGGTTGGCTGCCATGGCAGAGATGGCTTCCGACAGCAAAGAGTGGTATGGTGTAGCAGAGCAAGCCATCAGCGCCATCTATGTACTTTCCAAACATCCAGATGTTCTTTGCTCTGACATCATTCGAAAAGTCACCAAACGTGTGTTTGCAGGACAGACAAAGCCCCAATCGCGGCCGACATCAAGCTCAAGCGCTGCAGAGCCAAaagatgaagatgaggaaATGCCAGATGCGCCTACGGTTGAGCACACACCAACGAAGAAGCAGAATTCAGCACTTGCGTTATCCCAGCTGCTATTCGTCGTGGGTCATATCGCGATTAAGCAAATAGTTCACCTTGAACTCTGTGAGCTTGAGTTCAAGCGGCGGAAGGCTGAAAAGGAAAAGAAGACAGCACCCACGCCCCGGCAATCCATGGCATCTACAGTCGGTCCTACACCTATCAAGAAAGGCCGCAAGAGGGGTGCCACAAAAGAGCCGACTCCGGCGCCCGAAGAAGCAAATGAGCTGGATCTCATGGCAGGAACTACAGAGGATGATTTCACTGAAGCCATTGCACACATCCGCGAGTGCGAGCTTTTGTATGGCCCACAATCCTTGCTCGCAAACTTTGGCCCGCTAGTGGCAGATATCTGCGCGAATAATACATCCTACAATCACCCGACACTGCAAGCGCAGGCAGCGCTATGTTTAGCCAAGCTCATGTGCGTAAGCTCAGAATACTGTGAAACCAATCTCGGCCTGCTTCTCACAATCCTCGAACGAAGCCAAGATGCTGTCGTCCGCAGTAACCTGGTCGTCGCCCTAGGAGACATGGCTGTCTGCTTCAACCATCTTATCGACGAGAATACCGACTTCCTCTACCGCCGCCTCAACGACGGTGACCCCAGCGTCAAGCGAACATGTCTGATGACACTCACCTTCTTGATTCTTGCCGGACAGGTCAAGGTCAAGGGTCAGTTGGGAGAGATGGCAAAGTGTCTCGAGGATAGCGACAAGAAGATTGCAGACATGGCACGCATGTTCTTTACTGAATTGTCGACAAAAGATAATGCGGTGTATAACCAGTTTATCGACATGTTCAGTGTACTCAGCGCGGATTCTGCGCTGAGCGAAGATGCGCTCAAGAGGATCATCAAGTTCTTGGCCGGGTTTATTGAAAAG GACAAGCATGCTAGACAGCTCGCTGCCAAACTTGCTTCCAGGCTGCCGAGAGCGGAGAACGAGAGACAGTGGAATGATGTCGCGTATGCTTTGGGCCAGTTGCAGCACAAGGATGAGGAGATTCAGAAGATGGTTTCTGACGGTTTTAAGGTTGTACAGGCTAATGCTTGA
- a CDS encoding PotE, Amino acid transporter: MLVPVTTNTKREFDTTNYSPRSFFKDMLPWKGHAHWHEAIDCWKQMFQIIWFPNIIWLILINSAALGIYVLMSALFAGVLVQPPFLWNFDMLGYVFAGQVATAVAVPFFCGYLSDVIVKYISKRNGGVTQPEYRLLALIIPLICILISTVIYGKTAQDPENWSWAGIAVTLNIEYFGFVGIVVSSFVYCMDAYPQRIDAALVLICSLRGFIGFGISFGSIGFVNSAGYDGAFNICAGIVGALMCLGIPVYFLGDKIRAMTQRFAQDD; encoded by the coding sequence ATGCTGGTGCCTGTCACGACCAACACCAAACGCGAATTTGACACCACCAACTACTCCCCACGCAGCTTCTTCAAGGACATGCTCCCATGGAAGGGCCACGCACACTGGCACGAGGCCATCGATTGCTGGAAGCAAATGTTCCAGATCATTTGGTTTCCCAACATTATCTGGTTGATCCTTATCAACTCTGCCGCTCTTGGCATATACGTACTCATGTCCGCCCTGTTCGCTGGTGTCCTGGTCCAACCTCCCTTCCTGTGGAACTTCGACATGCTCGGATATGTCTTCGCTGGACAGGTTGCTACCGCAGTCGCGGTACCGTTCTTCTGCGGTTATCTAAGCGATGTTATCGTCAAATATATCAGTAAGAGGAACGGCGGCGTGACTCAGCCAGAATATCGCCTGCTGGCCCTGATCATTCCGTTGATCTGTATACTCATATCAACTGTCATCTACGGAAAAACAGCACAGGACCCCGAAAACTGGTCGTGGGCCGGTATTGCCGTCACACTCAACATCGAATACTTTGGCTTTGTTGGCATCGTGGTATCCAGTTTCGTGTACTGCATGGATGCCTACCCGCAGCGCATAGATGCCGCACTGGTTCTCATTTGCTCGCTGAGGGGTTTCATCGGCTTTGGTATCTCCTTCGGGTCAATTGGTTTCGTGAATTCCGCAGGATACGACGGCGCTTTCAACATCTGTGCTGGTATCGTCGGAGCGTTGATGTGCCTTGGCATTCCCGTCTACTTCCTAGGTGACAAGATCCGGGCCATGACCCAGAGGTTTGCTCAGGACGATTAG
- a CDS encoding PhyH multi-domain protein codes for MAPFLDDNESESVQQPYGDWRDDFYKNGYVVIKNVVPRDRALKYRNKMMDWLGTFPNDFDIKNPETWTKENLPQSFKNGMYLNYCAAHEKYVWEARQEPGVLAAFEKLWNTPELIVSYDTINLTLPNAGKMAGSKPWPHVDQAPERKGLSCVQGIINLSEAGPKDGGLVVMEGSAKLFDQFFREHPPDRTKGPLAALHYDFYPFQDSDVKWYEDHGCKLVKVCAEPGDLILWDSRQMHYAVYPETDNIRTIIYACYTPASMATKEDLEKKKEIFEKWEATTHWPHINIHSQGKAMIDGKIDPWERTEPLEKPELTDKLLKLAGVKPY; via the exons ATGGCGCCCTTCCTTGACGACAACGAGAGCGAGAGCGTCCAGCAGCCATATGGCGACTGGCGCGACGATTTCTACAAAAATGGATACGTCGTCATCAAGAACGTAGTGCCTCGTGACAGGGCACTGAAGTACAGAAATAAGATGATGGACTGGCTGGGCACCTTTCCCAATGACTTCGACATCAAGAATCCAGAGACCTGGACCAAGGAGAACCTTCCCCAAAGCTTCAAGAACGGTATGTACTTGAACTACTGCGCGGCACATGAGAAATATGTCTGGGAGGCTAGGCA AGAACCTGGTGTTCTGGCCGCCTTTGAGAAGCTCTGGAACACACCTGAGCTTATTGTCTCATATGACACTATCAACCTGACTTTGCCCAATGCTGGCAAGATGGCTGGCTCCAAGCCATGGCCACACGTCGACCAGGCCCCCGAGCGCAAGGGCCTTTCATGTGTTCAGGGCATAATCAACC TCTCTGAAGCCGGCCCGAAGGATGGAGGCCTTGTAGTAATGGAAGGCAGTGCTAAGCTGTTCGACCAATTCTTCAGGGAGCATCCCCCCGACAGAACCAAGGGTCCCTTGGCTGCTCTCCACTACGACTTCTACCCCTTCCAAGACTCAGACGTCAAGTGGTACGAGGACCATGGCTGCAAGCTTGTCAAGGTCTGTGCTGAGCCCGGTGACCTTATCCTCTGGGATTCGCGACAGATGCACTACGCCGTCTACCCCGAGACCGACAACATCCGCACAATCATCTACGCTTGCTACACACCAGCATCCATGGCGACCAAGGAAGACttggagaagaagaaggagatTTTTGAGAAATGGGAAGCGACAACACATTGGCCACACATCAACATCCACTCGCAAGGAAAGGCAATGATTGATGGCAAGATTGACCCATGGGAGCGGACTGAGCCTCTGGAGAAGCCAGAGTTGACCGACAAGCTGCTCAAGCTTGCAGGTGTCAAGCCGTACTGA